The genomic stretch TCTAAAACAACCTCCATATATTTAATATGCCTTGACTTCAAATCCCATACCTTGTTCTTTTCATGAAATTCTTCACTAGCTGATGATGCACGACTAATAATAGTGGAACCATCTAAAATAGATAACCTACATATTTTAGGTCTTTTAACCATGATCAATCCATcttgcaaaattttcaaaacctcgGGTTTAACTCTAGTGCAATAGACTATATCATTAAACATGTTTAAGGACAACAACTTTTCCCGAGCTCTAGTACATACCTCCCAATACATAGAATTAAATCATGATCATTGATAATTTTAAGAGTAATTGTACTAATACCATGAGCATTGCAAGCCTAATTTTTTATCCCCATAACTCTTCTCGATATCTCATTTAGAACACATGATGTTCGCTTGCAAACTTAATTTTTTTCCCAACGGTGGCCATAACTTGTTGGGAAATTGAAATGTTCAATCACACTAAGACATTCTCGTCGTGGAAATATAGCAATAATATTAATCACGTTAAGAATACCTATATGTGGGGAAAAAAGCAACGGCAACCGAAATCAATGGCCTCAAGCAAAAATTATTTTGCCAAAAAGTGTAAACAAATCTACAACAAGCACGAGGAAGATAAAAAACGAGTACACAAAGAACTTTTATACTAAGTTTGATCAAACTTATCTACTATTGGGGAGATAACAGCTTTTCAATTCAATAAACTTCTAAAAGTCGTTGCAAGATATTACAAATGAGTTGCAAAAAAATAATCTCTTAAATTCCAAAGAACAAATTGTATTTTCTACTCAAGTATTTCTCAATTTATCCAATTCTctatatatgaatcacacaaaTCTAAGGTGTTTAAAAGTGTTTCGTAATCCCTTAAtcacaattttttataaatataataaaaaaatttaaatagtaaATAATAAACACTAATTTTTTAATAACAGTTCAATtgtatgaaaataaatatttagtatCACTATAAGCTGctacaaaatatatattatgaTTTATTAATGGTGACAGTTTGAACTGTCACAATTTCACATTTGTGACAACTAAAATCGTCgcaataaatattcaaaaaaaattgatgatGGTTAAAACCATCATAAATATGTCGATAAGACATTGCTAGAGTTGTTAAAGAATTGTTAATATTAAAGGTGGTTGGAGCGATGATTTTTTAAACCACCACATAATATGCTAGCGACACATGTTTTTTGCAATAGTTAACAAGTCGTCGCAAACTAGACTTAGCGACGATTTAAACCCCCACAAGAAAATTATCGCAAAACAtctttttcttgtagtgaacaAGGATTATTACATCTTTCATCTGAATTTTTCGCTTTGTCTAACAAAagtagatacatatttataattacttaaactaaaaaatccaaaacaaacacaaaacacGAAACATCATTAAACAGTCTGAAATCTGTAACCTGTCTGGATCATCGCCGCATTGACGATCCATCGCCACTGACTACCATCGATCACTATTTGGTTCGTCGTACTAGCATCTAACGGCTAGGACACCACCACCGATTTTCGCTAGCACTTTTCATAGGTCTGACGTTGCGATTTCTAACAATCCCAAGACATAATTTCCTCTCTCTTCACTTAAAATTTTGAGTGACACTTCCACCAATAAGCTCATTAAGTAAATTGTTTTGGTTTTCAATTATTGTAGTAATTATTGATTCAAACCACAACATTGTTCATTGTTTTAAGACATGATGACTACAAGCTCTACTATAACATTATTAAGTATAGAAAGCAAGTTGGTTAAGTTAAAGTGGTTAGTATTAACGAGTGGTAGGTCCATTTCCAGCTATTTGATAGAAATATAGGCAGAGCAAACAAGTTTATTAGACTAGTTGGAGAAGTTATCACTCAAACGTCTCAATTCTCAATTCTCAATTATTAATCCATTTTCTTTCTTGTCTATTCAACAATCCTTCTTTTTGCTTACTTTTAACTAATAAAAAACAACTAATAACTATTAtcaacattttttttaacaattaagAGTTTCATTATGTTGTTGATAATGTCTATGTTATATAAGAGTTATTTCAAACTTTTCAGAAAAGAGCTTTTTCTTAAAGAATCATTTTGAGAGCAAAATGAGTGAATTTTAGGTACAATTCTCTTAGTTTTTCCTTGTTGTTTGTCCTTTACCTAGTTAAACAATAATTCAAAGAGACATAGTCACCATAGTACACTCCCGACATGACCAAAGTTGTCCAAAAGCAAAGGAATCCCCGTTTCTTTATTTCTCTTTGATTTGATTGAGTGTACCACTAAAATTTCTTTATGTAAAAGTTTCTTAAATTTAAGAATAATAATATATGGATGAGTTTTTTTTTGTACTATGGTTGCCTAGTCATTCTACATTATTGGTATTGTTTGTTGGGTGTCAAATCCATTGATTATAAATTGATAAAATTAATGATATATTAaagtttgtttattttaattatggtcacaatttttttaagaaataggTTGGAAATATATCATtttcatatttattataaatttataaaatttattttcaaaaataaaatttaagagtgaattttaatttttatatcctCATATTGTAAATATTGATAACCTTTTATTCTTATaaggataaaataaaattatcaatacaattctttttatttatttgtactatttttaattaaataactttataaaaaatatcaaaaatattggGAACTTACCAAACATATTTGTGAGATTAATCCTTATGTTTATAAAATTCATATAAAGATCATtcctttaggctatgtttgggagtttggaggggaggggagaggaaggcttccaaaaatgaaatttttccaaaaatgaaattttaaaaaaatataggaaaatatttgacattttttgaaaaaatgattttgtttagaatgataaaagagtcacaatcattactaaatttttaattttcagaatagtataacaacctaaaagatatttggaaaatttatgtaagcccttcaaaatcttccaaaaccctcattcaatacaattttttagttcccccattttatgggatttttggtgttatgaataaactcaaaccctcctacccaaaatcttttttggTGATATATTAAGTGATCTAAATATCAGCTTGTTAaggtttttaatgttttttcactaaaaaagaaaattaagatTTTAAAAGTATGCTTGAATTAGCTTATTCAAGTTTATCTACTTAAATTTTATGATATTATTGGTgtcttttataaataaaaaattatttatataatttttttaagagCAATTTATAGCTTACATAAAAATTAGGTTCAATTATAATTTAGATCTCATACTTTATCGGTTTTACGAAATTAAtctctctattttaaatttaaataattttaatctcttttaattttttgtaattcTGACAAAAATTATTGTATATAAATTTATTGTAAAATTTTATAGATACAAATACAAGTTAAAAAACACACATTTcaccaattttttataaaaaaaaaaaaaatcgtaAAGAAAGACCAAAATTATTTGAACTTAAAATAGAAGACCAAATTTATGAATCAAAACTATGATTtaacttaaatattatttaaatttctttcatCTATTTGCTATAAAAGtagattttaaattataaataaattatttatatatgctTTAAATGTTATTCTCTCTCTTTTTACAATATTCCTCATATTCCACCATAATGCTcaactaaattataaataaattgtttTCACAATATTCCTCATATTCCACCATAATGTTCgactaaatattataaataaattgtttattaaaatatacaAATAGATATTCTCTCTTTCACAATATTTATCATAATATTTTATGGGTCATGCCCgggatattaaataaaaaatatttttttataaaaattaatattttagcttttaatatattttcaaagtattaaatacatgtatttttaaaaaaaattatcacttTAATCCCTTAAAAAATGTCCTTAGAACATTCGTTATCATTTcccatattttatttataattatgtttCTATTCAAATAgttaatattgatattttaaaaattatttttcctataattcttttaaaattttctctATCTCTAGCTATTTAACTCCTCTCTCTACTTCTGTTCAAAAAAACTCCTCTCTCTACTTGATCTATTGTCTTTACTATAAAATTTACCAATCTCTCAAATCacttaaatttattttctattgtcTCTACTATAGATATTACTCCAATATTCACTAtagtataatattttaaaaatcggatCGAATTGACTGGTTCAACTGATTGGATCGTAAATCGGAGATGAATCTGGGTGGGTTAACCTTTTAAAATCACTAGTGGGTCAAAACTGGAGTAGAATCGAAAAAATCGAATTGAATCGTTCAAAACCATTCGAACCATAGAATCAGAGCAGTTTTTATAAAATCGTTCGGTTCAAAAAATACATCaaattaacattttttattttttaaaaaagtttaatatataaatatcaaCACTTAAAATACATTCTCCAATCACAAAAAAGAATTATGTGTTTTTATCAAAACATACAAATTTCTAAGTTTTGTCGGTCCGTTATAGTTTTTATTTCAACCATACTCCATCATATATTTTTTTGTAGTTCAACTCGAATTTGCtttttgttatttaattaaatgtattgtagtgtttattttttgtattctgttttttattttaattattcttaattattcaaaatttattttaactaTTATGTTCTATTATGATTTAAATTAGTTTAacttattttattgtattctttaatttgttcaaaatatttttaaatattcttaaaTGAAGGTTGAAATAAAATGTACAACTATGTTgtattattatatgtattatcAATATTCTTGAATTAAGTTTATAATTGATTTTTgaaacatttattttattaagttgttgAATTAAGTTTGTAAtagatttttgaaatatttattttattaaattgtgaatatatgattatatgtggcatatctataaaaaattaaattcatattattagtttatttaataacGGTTCAACCATAAATTTAAGTGACACGAAGCTTCACCGGTTCGAtctccggtccgatttttaaatcATTGCTACAatattatcatttttaattttttttttagtgttATAATACACCCAACACAACAACCACAAATCACATATCAATAATtaataaacaaaattattattctttttatttatcatattttaataTGTGAAATGTTCAAATATTATCTATATCTAAAAGCaggaaaataaataatcataagaataatattttaattcataatatAACAAGTTAGTACATATCATTGTTCATGCCAACATATTTTATAACATGCTATTTTATACTAACTGCTTTCAATATAAGTAAAATTCTAAAATGTGTAAGAGCAATACTTATTTCTTAAAGTATGAAATTGGTTACTCTAGTATATTAAGATATTAAACATTAAAAACAAATCTTCATTAAAATTCACATATGTTAAACATAAAAGCTAACATCAtaagaatttttaaataaattaaattatttttatttcaatattttataaatcttgaataggtttttttttttttactagtaCAACAAATTGTTTGCAAATGCATCTAcattaaaaatctatttttccaaagaataaaaaagataaaataaaaaaaattgtcttttctttaaaaataatcaCTAATCACAATACTTACTTTTTGCTCCTCAAAAGTATCTTCATACTAATCACTATACTTACTTTTTGCTCCTTAAAAGAATCTCCATCCATCACACATACTCAACAGCTCCAATCCACAAGTTCCAAATCAAGAATAAATACCACACAACAACACATCTCAAGTATCTCAGAATCAACCAAAACAAGCCATAGACACAAACTTTGTCTTAAAAACCATCATTGACACATCTTTGGTGACAAAACCTAAAAAATGCTGATTTTCAAGTCTCTTCAAATTATTCTGCTGCTCATATTCTGCAGCAGACACACCACAGCTCAAACCAAAAACACATACATAATTCACATGGACAAATCCACCATGCCAGAAACATTCTCCGATCACCTTAACTGGTTCGACACATCGCTAAAATCAGTATCAGAAACTGCAGAGATTCTCTACACTTACAAACACATAGCTCATGGTTTCTCCACAAGGTTAACTCATCAAGAAGCTGAAATACTTTCAAACCAACCAGGAATTCTCTCTGTTATTCCAGAACTCAGATATGAACTTCACACAACAAGAACACCACAGTTCCTCGGTTTGCCACAAACCAACACTGTTTTACCTCAGTCTAAACAACAGAGCCAGGTGATTATTGGTATTCTTGACACAGGTATATGGCCAGAGATAAAAAGCTTAGATGACATAGGACTTGGTCCAATCCCAAGTAGTTGGAAAGGCGTATGTGAAATCGGTAACAACATGAATTCATCAAACTGCAACAGAAAACTCATTGGCGCCAGGTTTTTCGCAAAAGGGTATGAAGCAGCACTTGGTCCAATAGATGAATCAACAGAATCAAGATCACCTAGAGATGATGATGGACATGGAACTCACACGTTAACAACAGCAGCAGGTTCAGCTGTAGCAGAAGCTAGCTTATTCGGTTTAGCTTCAGGTACAGCAAGAGGCATGGCTACACAAGCACGTGTAGCAGCTTACAAAGTCTGTTGGACCGGTGGCTGTTTCACTTCTGACATAGCTGCCGGAATGGATAAAGCCATCGAAGACGGCGTTAACATCTTATCAATGTCAATCGGTGGAAGCATAACGGAATATTACAGAGACATCATCGCAATCGGAACTTTCACAGCAATGTCTCACGGAATTCTAGTCTCATCATCAGCTGGAAACGGTGGACCATCTGCCGAAAGCTTATCCAACGTAGCACCATGGATAACAACAGTCGGAGCCGGAACAATCGACCGCGATTTTCCTAGCTACATAACACTCCCAAACGGAAAAAACTACACAGGTGCATCACTTTACAACGGAAAACCGTTATCCGACACATTCCTACCACTAGTTTATGCAGGAAACGTAAGTAATTCCGCAGTCGGGTATCTTTGTATCCCCGATTCATTAACAAAATCAAAAGTTTTCGGCAAAATCGTGATATGCGAACGAGGTGGAAACTCAAGAGCTGAAAAGGGTCTTGTAGTAAAAAACGCTGGCGGTCTAGGAATGATTCTAGCCAACAATGAAGAGTATGGTGAAGAACTAATAGCAGATTCTCATCTTCTACCAGCAGCATCATTGGGTGTAAAATCAAGCAACATTCTAAAAAACTACATTTTCactacaaaaaatccaaaagctAAACTAGTTTTCGGTGGCACACACCTACAAGTTCAACCTTCACCAGTGGTAGCAGCATTCAGTTCAAGAGGCCCAAACTCTTTAACACCAAAGATTCACAAACCCGATTTAATAGCTCCGGGTGTAAACATCCTAGCCGGTTGGACCGGTTCAGTTGGCCCAACCGGTTTAACCACAGACAAAAGGCACGTGAACTTCAACATTATATCAGGAACTTCAATGTCATGCCCTCACGTGACCGGTTTAGCTGCTATAGTTAAAGGAGCTTACCCTGAATGGAGCCCCGGTTCTATACGGTCAGCGCTAATGACCACAGCATACACCTCTTACAAAAACGGTGAAACAATTGAAGACGTGGCAACCGGGAAACCCGCTACGCCGTTCGATTTCGGATCCGGACACGTGGACCCTGTCTCCGCCCTTGATCCTGGACTTGTATACGACATCAATGTTGATGATTATCTTGGATTTTTCTGTGCGTTGAACTACACGGCGGCGCAGATCAAAATCGCGGCGAGGAGAGATTTCGTTTGTGATCGGAAGAAGAATTATAGGATTGAGGATTTGAACTATCCTTCTTTTGCGGTTGCTTTGGAGACAGCTTCGGGAATTGGCGGTGGTTCGGATAAGCCGGTGACGGTGGAGTATAATAGGGTTGTTAAGAATGTGGGAGCTCCGGGGGTTTATAAAGCTTCGGTGGTGCTTTCTCCGGTGGATTCTTCGTCGGTGAAGGTTGTGGTGGTGCCGGAGATTATTAAATTTGGTGAAGTGAATGAGAAAAAGGGTTATACGGTGCGTTTTACGTGCGGTTCGATGCCATCTGGAACGAAGAGTTTTGGGTATTTGGTTTGGAGTGATGGGAAGCATAAGGTTTCGAGTCCGATTGTGTTTAGTTGGACTTGATTTTTGGGCCCATTAATGTTGGACTTGGTTTTGGGCCCATTAAAGTTAGACTTGGTTATGGGCCCAGGAGTGGCCCATTGAAGGTGCTCTTGGTCTTTGATGTTTTTATTCTAGAGGAAGGTTCAAGTAAACACTGATAAGGAATTGTAATAACTCTTGTACATCAACAAAATATTGTAAATGTGTAATAATGGCTTTATTATGTATTTTATCTTCTCATGTAGTTCTGTATGTCCCctatattaatattattgtatTATATTACTGAATTACCATGCATGACACTAATTTTGATTTCTTTTAACTAATTGACATGTTTAGTTAACTTTATCATTATGTAACACATTTCTAAAGATAGCAGCTTTGAGTTCTTCAGTTTGCTATCTACTTTCTCTCTTACTCTATTTGAACTATTGTGTTTTTTTATCCTCTAATCTTTTTCAagcattttttctttttcttgtaatcataactttatcatatttttatctgACTTACAAAATTGCTCTCACAACTATGGTGGTGGTGGGATTCAATTTAAGAACTTTTACATCTCATCTCTTATTTTTGTGGATTTTCTGTTAAGTATCCATGTTGGGCTTTATTTTCTAATCCAAAATTTCTGGAAAAAGTTACTGGATTTTTGGAAAAATTTCGACAATGCATTTTCCAAAAAATAAAATTCTTGcacaataaaaaatttaaaattttcggtaTTGCACctgaaattttaatatatttcaaaattttcggtatTATATcagaaattttaatatatttcaaaatttttggtaaaatatatatttttttacattaTATCGAAAAATTATAAATGAACTACCCGAATTTTGGTACGTTACCGAGAATTTTGTTCTTTGGCACCCCAAACTTGTTCATGGgtatttttgaaataattgaaAATGAGAGTGCTAAGTATAATTTGGAGGGTGACATGTTAATTTCTCCTCTTTTTCTTGCATCCTTATGAGTATTATCAACTTTCCACTATATACGAATGGTTTACGACGTAAAGAAGACTAAGTGATTTCAAAAAGAAGTCACTCATAATAACTGACTATTTGATGTGGATGATGGAAACTTCCAAAGCTCGACAATGGAAAGAGTGGAGCATCTACAAATTAATCGTGTTCTCAAAGGTGGCATGAAGTCCGATCTGCTCTCTTATTGGCTTCTAAGTATATATGTTTTTGTTGTCCAAATGGTTAATTGCTTCAAAATCAAGGCAGGCACGGTCTTTGATGCACCTACCATGAACAAAACCTCTTTGCTCCATGGATATTAAAGAAGGCATAAGAGTAGTTAGTCTGTCAGCAAGAATCTTTGTGATGACCTTTGAAATTTGGAAGGGGTATGGGCCTGCAATTCTCCATGATCTTAACTTCTTTAATTTTGGCGATCAAGATGATAATGTTTGAGTTATAAACGAGAATAATTCagctaattttaaaaaaaattccaaaactaTATTGATCACATCCATTTGAATAATATGCCAAAAGGTGTGATAAAAAGTCCCTGTAAAACCATCAGGGCCTATAATGAGTGGCGGAGCCAGGTATTTTAGACAGCCCAggcaaaaattttacaccattgattattcatctgttttaattttcacaccttatttttattaatttttcccCTGATTTTGTCTTAAAATCAACTATTAAATTGgggggagtacaaagaaaatagaggTTGAGCCGGGGCGTctgcccgggctagctgggccttggctccaCCCCTGCCTATAACATTGTCTTTCCTAAGGTTGAAGATAACTTGCTTAATTTCCTTAGAAGAGAGCATTCTAGTGAGAAAAGTATTCATATTATGATCCACGAAGGAAGGTATCACTTCATCTACCGAAGAGATATCTTAAGGCACACTtgcaaaatagaaaatattagtAAAATGTGTTGTTGCATGGTTTCCTAGCTTCTCAGGATCATAAAAAGTGTCATTGTTCTTCAGGCCGAATATTGAGTTTTTCAAATTTCTGATCATATGAAAGAAAGCAATGTTCCTATCTCCTTCTAAATGCCACTTGATTTTGGAATTTTCTAACCAAAACAATTCTTCCATGGCAAGGACACGCTCATGATCAAGTTGAGCTTTAGATTCTTGGGCTCTAAGTAACTCATTGTTACCCTCCAGACTGAGAAGATTTTGAATGTTTGAAACGAATTCAGGGTGATTTTGACAATATTATGGATATTTTCAAAGACCTATTTATTCcacaatttaatattttttttaggatttaaaGCTTTTTGCAAAGGATGTACACTTTAAGAAGCATAAACAATAATTATACCAATAAGAATGGAATCATAACTTAGATTGAAATATATGTGTTGGTTTGATGTTGAAATTACCCGAGGATCAAGAAATTTGCTACAAGTGCACCTAAGGTTTGGAAGAAGATCAGGTATCATGTTACAAGCAAAATGTTTTACGCCAAGACActcaaaaaattaaaaggaagatTGGATGCATTCATCCATAGTTcaacaatgaaaaataaatatgatttataAAGTTTTTAATGACC from Vicia villosa cultivar HV-30 ecotype Madison, WI linkage group LG4, Vvil1.0, whole genome shotgun sequence encodes the following:
- the LOC131596490 gene encoding subtilisin-like protease SBT1.7 codes for the protein MLIFKSLQIILLLIFCSRHTTAQTKNTYIIHMDKSTMPETFSDHLNWFDTSLKSVSETAEILYTYKHIAHGFSTRLTHQEAEILSNQPGILSVIPELRYELHTTRTPQFLGLPQTNTVLPQSKQQSQVIIGILDTGIWPEIKSLDDIGLGPIPSSWKGVCEIGNNMNSSNCNRKLIGARFFAKGYEAALGPIDESTESRSPRDDDGHGTHTLTTAAGSAVAEASLFGLASGTARGMATQARVAAYKVCWTGGCFTSDIAAGMDKAIEDGVNILSMSIGGSITEYYRDIIAIGTFTAMSHGILVSSSAGNGGPSAESLSNVAPWITTVGAGTIDRDFPSYITLPNGKNYTGASLYNGKPLSDTFLPLVYAGNVSNSAVGYLCIPDSLTKSKVFGKIVICERGGNSRAEKGLVVKNAGGLGMILANNEEYGEELIADSHLLPAASLGVKSSNILKNYIFTTKNPKAKLVFGGTHLQVQPSPVVAAFSSRGPNSLTPKIHKPDLIAPGVNILAGWTGSVGPTGLTTDKRHVNFNIISGTSMSCPHVTGLAAIVKGAYPEWSPGSIRSALMTTAYTSYKNGETIEDVATGKPATPFDFGSGHVDPVSALDPGLVYDINVDDYLGFFCALNYTAAQIKIAARRDFVCDRKKNYRIEDLNYPSFAVALETASGIGGGSDKPVTVEYNRVVKNVGAPGVYKASVVLSPVDSSSVKVVVVPEIIKFGEVNEKKGYTVRFTCGSMPSGTKSFGYLVWSDGKHKVSSPIVFSWT